In Terriglobia bacterium, a single genomic region encodes these proteins:
- a CDS encoding DEAD/DEAH box helicase, producing the protein MPFSRFPLHAALLKGVKDLGFTRPTPIQEQAIPPAAEGRDVLACAMTGSGKTAAFLLPILERLMGKPRGATRALILTPTRELAAQIHTHLEELAVHTPVTGASVFGGVGMGPQEHAFRSGVDVIVATPGRLLDHFHHPYARLAALEVLVLDEADRMLDMGFLPDIKRILRQIPRKRQTLFFAATLPREIASLAQEMLTNPVTINLERRSAPAVGITQAVYPVARELKPALLLELLVRDVIADAIVFTRTKHRANRLAAYLERNRIVTARIHGNRSQKQRTEALEGFKDGRHRILVATDIVSRGIDVEALGHVVNFDVPADPDSYIHRVGRTARAEATGDAFTFVSPDEEQDLAAIERVVGKRLPRVTLPGFDYAKKPEGRLEIPIHERLAAARAARGGGRPRRGASTAAQKPRPAPSSRGRGDREARLQAILDKHAPIADAPRGMVPRGRRRTGR; encoded by the coding sequence TCCGCCCGCCGCGGAAGGTCGCGATGTCCTGGCCTGCGCGATGACCGGGAGCGGGAAGACGGCGGCGTTCCTCCTGCCGATCCTGGAGCGCCTGATGGGCAAGCCCCGAGGCGCGACGCGCGCGCTCATTCTGACGCCCACGCGCGAGCTCGCCGCGCAGATCCACACGCACCTGGAGGAACTGGCCGTCCATACGCCGGTCACCGGCGCGAGCGTGTTCGGCGGCGTGGGGATGGGGCCGCAGGAGCACGCGTTCCGGAGCGGGGTGGACGTGATCGTCGCGACGCCTGGCCGCCTTCTCGACCACTTCCACCACCCGTACGCGCGCCTCGCGGCTCTCGAAGTCCTTGTCCTGGACGAGGCCGACCGGATGCTCGACATGGGATTCCTGCCGGACATCAAGCGGATCCTCCGTCAGATCCCCCGGAAACGGCAGACGCTGTTCTTCGCCGCGACCCTTCCGCGGGAGATCGCCAGCCTCGCGCAGGAGATGCTCACGAATCCCGTGACGATCAACCTGGAGCGCCGGTCGGCGCCCGCCGTCGGCATCACGCAGGCCGTCTACCCGGTCGCGAGGGAGCTGAAGCCGGCGCTGCTCCTGGAGCTTCTCGTCAGGGACGTCATCGCGGACGCGATCGTCTTCACGCGGACGAAGCATCGCGCCAACCGCCTCGCCGCGTACCTCGAGCGGAATCGGATCGTGACCGCCCGGATCCACGGGAATCGGAGCCAGAAGCAGCGGACGGAGGCCCTAGAGGGATTCAAGGACGGGCGGCACCGGATCCTGGTGGCGACCGACATCGTGTCCCGCGGGATCGACGTGGAGGCGCTGGGTCACGTGGTCAACTTCGACGTTCCGGCGGACCCGGACTCGTACATCCACCGCGTGGGAAGGACGGCCCGCGCGGAGGCGACCGGGGACGCGTTCACCTTCGTCTCGCCGGACGAGGAGCAGGACCTGGCGGCGATCGAGCGGGTGGTGGGAAAGCGCCTGCCGCGGGTGACCCTTCCCGGCTTCGACTACGCGAAGAAGCCGGAGGGGCGCCTCGAGATCCCGATCCACGAGCGACTCGCCGCGGCGCGAGCGGCCAGAGGCGGTGGGCGGCCTCGCCGCGGCGCGAGCACAGCGGCGCAGAAGCCCCGCCCCGCGCCGTCCTCCCGCGGCCGCGGCGACCGCGAGGCGAGGCTCCAGGCGATTCTCGACAAGCACGCCCCCATCGCCGATGCCCCGCGCGGGATGGTGCCCCGGGGGCGCCGTCGGACCGGCCGGTAG
- a CDS encoding RNA-binding protein yields the protein MATRLYVGNLSFSADESQVRDLFSQNGRTVTEVKLITDRDTGRLRGFGFVEMGSSADADAAIREINGMDFGGRALTVNQAKERTAGGGGGGGDRWGR from the coding sequence ATGGCTACGAGACTGTACGTCGGGAATCTCTCCTTCAGCGCCGATGAGAGCCAGGTGCGCGACCTGTTCTCGCAGAACGGTCGGACGGTGACGGAAGTCAAGCTCATCACGGATCGCGATACCGGGCGGTTGCGCGGCTTCGGGTTCGTGGAGATGGGCAGCAGCGCGGACGCCGACGCGGCGATCCGCGAGATCAACGGCATGGACTTCGGTGGACGGGCGCTCACCGTGAATCAGGCGAAGGAGCGCACCGCCGGTGGCGGGGGCGGCGGCGGAGACCGCTGGGGCCGTTAG
- a CDS encoding transporter — MPHPRAAVRAAPRGRTFSRVACALLLCSTPVAAGPPYATDDPEPVEYRHWEFYVATHRLLDHDGDSGTAPHFEVNYGVVRDLQLHLVVPLAYARPDVGPAERGLGDIELGAKLRFRDEGPGRPMMGIFPLLVLPTGDAGNGLGTGHVHAFVPLWIQRSLGPWTTYGGGGYGWNPGDGNRNWWFAGWLAQRRLSKAATLGGEVFRQTPDRIGGSGDTRFNLGLVLDFGERHHLLLSAGRSLAGDVRLEGYAAYQLTL, encoded by the coding sequence ATGCCACACCCCCGCGCCGCAGTGCGTGCCGCCCCGCGAGGGCGAACGTTCTCGCGAGTGGCCTGCGCCCTCCTGCTGTGCTCGACCCCGGTCGCGGCGGGGCCCCCGTATGCCACCGACGACCCGGAGCCGGTGGAGTACCGGCACTGGGAGTTCTACGTCGCGACCCACCGCCTTCTCGACCACGACGGGGATTCAGGGACGGCGCCCCACTTCGAGGTCAATTACGGGGTGGTGCGCGATCTCCAGCTCCACCTCGTCGTGCCGCTGGCCTATGCGAGGCCGGACGTCGGTCCCGCCGAGCGCGGGCTCGGCGACATCGAGCTCGGCGCCAAGCTTCGATTCCGCGACGAGGGCCCGGGACGTCCCATGATGGGGATCTTTCCCCTGCTTGTGCTCCCGACGGGCGACGCAGGGAACGGGCTGGGCACCGGCCATGTCCACGCCTTCGTCCCGCTCTGGATCCAGAGGAGCCTCGGCCCGTGGACCACTTACGGCGGTGGCGGCTACGGGTGGAATCCGGGGGACGGCAACCGGAACTGGTGGTTCGCGGGCTGGCTCGCGCAGCGACGACTCTCGAAGGCCGCGACGCTCGGTGGCGAGGTGTTCCGCCAGACCCCCGACCGCATCGGCGGAAGCGGCGACACCCGGTTCAATCTCGGGCTCGTGCTCGACTTCGGCGAACGCCACCACCTGCTGCTATCGGCCGGCCGGAGCCTCGCCGGCGACGTTCGACTCGAAGGCTACGCCGCGTATCAGCTGACGCTCTGA
- a CDS encoding polymer-forming cytoskeletal protein, whose amino-acid sequence MAHAANIGKSVQIKGELSGNEDLTIEGRVDGKILLDGHIVTIGQSGRVMAEVQATSVIVGGELKGNINAEQKVEVAATGTVLGNIRAPRVSLADGARFKGSIDMDVSPASGAKPAKPPA is encoded by the coding sequence ATGGCCCACGCAGCGAACATCGGAAAGTCGGTTCAGATCAAGGGCGAGCTCAGCGGTAACGAAGACCTCACGATCGAGGGGCGCGTTGATGGGAAGATCCTCCTGGACGGCCACATCGTGACGATCGGACAGAGCGGGCGGGTGATGGCCGAAGTCCAGGCGACCTCCGTCATCGTCGGCGGTGAGCTGAAAGGGAACATCAACGCGGAGCAGAAAGTGGAGGTCGCGGCCACGGGAACCGTGCTGGGGAACATCCGCGCCCCGAGGGTCTCCCTGGCCGACGGCGCCCGGTTCAAGGGCAGCATCGACATGGACGTTTCCCCGGCCTCCGGAGCGAAGCCCGCCAAGCCGCCCGCCTAG